In one window of Leptospira sp. GIMC2001 DNA:
- a CDS encoding SpoIIE family protein phosphatase → MHYTHFNFFAIGSIIGAIFSYYIAILFLVLKDKSKATFHLGFSNFWLALFHTGYAWGFIAEGPGSVYHKYLVIPGAMFGALEFSRFFIAYQIKDSKKLDKIVASILYTIAIGISIYYVFISFDAIRLYFPSAHYFDFKLHAFNKFYSIVVMVYFIVFAFFGIRNYRKVEKQYRFTTLVILASILFITILPGILNALSRDGAISREIYIIVVDLSVVIGLFCLSVVYINNTEDKTTIMSRITGITMATFLLVLQMVSYFAISDKEKTYDMQKYNQAKLALVDKVYPDDMKYIFVYDIKDGANSYLYKNSNELPDYKKSKNEILNTFLWSRIATIQSRDPEIFQAETKAILENSHPGFSGYKALVLDYLDRNKDNGNQLNASELLSYFDSLNRKITYNKNKLGALNESELASWIEKNRNSDNWLGVFVTGIVTNHEITDIASLTGFFAPFQVPESRRYRGDFESGRKDLEPEKYVSFLIPSIAKNIIYEVGFSYDAYMRYIDSLARILVYIIVGTIILVGVGFRFFFSGALVNPINDVVEGLKSVNSGDLTVRLKVKVEDEIGFMARSFNKMVRSIQAARKKLEEYAQDLEHKVEERTKELKLTLNEVQNLKTQQDGDYFLTSLLIKPLSSNHVTSDNVRVEFFIKQKKQFAFRKYQEEIGGDINIASSIRLRGRKFSAFLNADAMGKSMQGAGGALVIGSVFESIVERTKVSREAQNYFPERWLKNTFIELHKVFESFNGSMLISLVMGLVDDSTGIVYYINAEHPFTILFRDGKAEFIEQEFLYRKLGTAGVSGVISIRTFHMQPGDSLIAGSDGRDDIILETHDDGTRVINEDETLFLRILEKSNGDLNQSFENLLEIGPLSDDISLLKITYDPVNSKDSSMISLDAKKSYSRGKVAWQNNQLGQAIDELERALDLSDREPAILKKLGLMYLKARNYTRSKDVLLEYIDREPQDTESIFMASYSARKTGDYGIAVDLGERVRLRMPHYGENLLNLAKSHILLKNMDRAYGLLEEASLSLPEHPGIRKMLLFTKKRVSST, encoded by the coding sequence ATGCACTACACACATTTTAATTTTTTTGCAATTGGTTCCATCATCGGCGCAATATTTTCATATTATATTGCTATACTATTTTTAGTTTTAAAAGATAAATCCAAAGCAACTTTCCATCTTGGTTTTTCCAATTTTTGGTTAGCCCTTTTTCACACGGGATATGCTTGGGGCTTTATTGCAGAAGGTCCAGGTTCTGTGTATCATAAATATTTAGTTATACCAGGGGCAATGTTTGGAGCCTTGGAATTTTCTAGATTTTTTATAGCCTATCAGATAAAAGACTCTAAGAAATTAGACAAAATTGTAGCTTCTATTTTGTATACGATTGCGATTGGGATTTCAATCTATTATGTTTTTATAAGCTTTGATGCTATTCGTCTCTATTTTCCATCTGCACATTACTTCGATTTTAAATTACATGCTTTTAATAAATTCTACTCGATTGTAGTGATGGTGTATTTTATAGTTTTTGCTTTTTTTGGAATTCGTAATTATCGAAAAGTAGAGAAACAATATCGATTCACAACCTTAGTTATCCTAGCTTCTATTTTATTTATCACAATTCTTCCCGGAATACTGAATGCTTTGTCTCGTGATGGAGCGATTAGTCGAGAGATCTATATCATCGTTGTTGACTTATCGGTCGTTATTGGGTTATTTTGTTTATCCGTCGTTTATATTAATAATACAGAAGACAAAACCACAATCATGTCTCGGATTACGGGAATCACCATGGCAACCTTTCTTCTTGTTCTCCAGATGGTAAGCTATTTTGCAATTTCCGACAAAGAGAAAACTTATGACATGCAAAAATACAACCAAGCCAAGCTTGCATTAGTTGATAAAGTTTATCCAGATGACATGAAATATATATTTGTCTATGATATTAAAGATGGTGCAAATTCTTATCTTTATAAAAATTCAAATGAATTGCCTGATTATAAAAAAAGCAAAAATGAAATATTGAATACGTTTTTGTGGAGTCGAATTGCAACTATTCAGTCAAGAGACCCTGAGATTTTCCAGGCAGAGACCAAAGCAATATTGGAAAATTCCCATCCTGGATTTTCCGGATACAAGGCTTTAGTCTTGGATTATTTGGATAGAAATAAAGACAATGGAAACCAGCTGAATGCATCCGAACTATTGAGTTATTTTGATTCATTGAATCGAAAGATCACATACAATAAAAATAAATTGGGTGCTCTAAATGAGTCAGAACTTGCTTCTTGGATTGAAAAAAATAGGAATTCAGACAACTGGCTCGGAGTCTTTGTAACGGGAATCGTAACGAATCATGAGATAACCGATATAGCTAGTTTAACTGGTTTTTTTGCACCTTTTCAAGTTCCAGAATCGAGAAGGTATAGAGGAGATTTCGAATCAGGCAGAAAGGATCTTGAACCTGAGAAATACGTTAGCTTTCTTATTCCTTCCATTGCAAAAAACATAATCTATGAAGTGGGTTTTTCCTATGATGCTTATATGCGTTATATCGATAGTCTTGCTAGAATACTAGTTTATATCATTGTAGGAACGATCATTCTTGTCGGAGTTGGTTTTAGATTTTTCTTTTCAGGTGCATTGGTCAATCCGATCAATGATGTGGTTGAAGGACTTAAGTCTGTGAATTCGGGAGATCTAACAGTTCGACTCAAAGTAAAAGTGGAAGATGAGATCGGATTTATGGCTAGATCATTCAATAAAATGGTTCGTTCTATCCAAGCTGCAAGAAAAAAATTAGAAGAATATGCACAAGACCTTGAGCACAAAGTTGAAGAACGAACAAAAGAACTTAAGCTCACATTAAATGAAGTTCAAAATTTAAAAACACAACAGGATGGTGATTACTTTCTTACTTCTTTATTGATTAAGCCATTGAGTTCGAATCATGTAACGTCTGATAATGTTAGAGTTGAATTTTTCATAAAACAGAAAAAGCAATTTGCATTTAGAAAATACCAAGAAGAAATCGGTGGAGATATCAATATTGCATCTTCAATTCGATTGCGCGGTAGAAAGTTTTCAGCATTTCTCAATGCGGATGCGATGGGTAAATCAATGCAAGGAGCAGGTGGAGCTCTAGTAATAGGGTCAGTTTTTGAATCCATCGTGGAGAGAACAAAGGTTTCTCGTGAAGCACAAAATTATTTCCCAGAACGCTGGCTTAAGAACACATTCATAGAATTGCATAAAGTGTTTGAGAGTTTTAACGGATCCATGTTGATCTCTCTCGTTATGGGTTTGGTCGATGATTCGACAGGAATTGTTTATTATATCAATGCAGAGCATCCTTTTACAATATTGTTTAGAGATGGAAAAGCTGAGTTTATAGAACAAGAATTTTTGTATAGAAAACTTGGAACCGCAGGAGTTAGCGGTGTTATTTCTATTCGAACATTTCATATGCAACCAGGCGATTCTTTGATCGCTGGATCTGATGGTCGAGATGATATTATTTTGGAAACCCATGATGATGGAACTCGAGTAATCAATGAAGATGAGACATTGTTCTTAAGAATATTAGAAAAATCCAATGGAGATCTAAATCAATCCTTTGAGAACTTACTTGAGATTGGACCATTGTCTGACGATATTTCCCTTCTCAAAATCACGTATGATCCAGTTAATTCAAAAGACTCATCTATGATTTCTCTTGATGCAAAAAAATCCTACTCAAGAGGCAAGGTTGCTTGGCAGAACAATCAACTTGGGCAGGCAATCGATGAATTGGAGAGAGCTCTTGATTTGTCAGATCGAGAACCAGCGATTCTAAAAAAACTTGGTCTCATGTATCTAAAAGCTAGGAATTATACAAGATCCAAGGATGTTCTTTTGGAATATATAGATAGAGAGCCGCAAGATACGGAATCCATTTTTATGGCTTCTTATTCCGCGAGAAAAACTGGAGATTATGGAATTGCTGTAGACTTGGGCGAGAGAGTAAGACTCAGGATGCCACATTATGGCGAGAATCTATTAAACCTTGCTAAATCACATATTCTACTCAAAAACATGGACAGAGCGTACGGTTTGCTGGAAGAAGCGAGCTTAAGTTTACCAGAACATCCAGGAATTCGTAAAATGTTACTTTTTACTAAAAAAAGAGTTTCGAGTACATAA
- a CDS encoding GNAT family N-acetyltransferase produces the protein MSYKFQWLNSFDSIDSDEWNSIIPLDNPFYDLRFLKNLESSHSIGSELTWQPHPLIYRENDRIEAILVFFIKLDSYGEYIFDFEWANAFNRAGINYYPKLTSAIPFTPATSDKILVRDQSRKKELGYKLLNETISHGAGLGISSIHFLFHSEDEIEILKEMGFYPRLTHQYHWIQRGYQSFAEFLQALKKDRRKTIRKERESLQELGIEVKILESDNIDPELWRLYWRFYQDTHSRKWGQAYLTQDFFVKIFQEFRDKMVLVLALKDGKPIAGSLNFKGENTVFGRYWGATEDVSNLHFECCYYALIEYTIGNGFQKFEAGAQGEHKYMRGFEVVPIYSSHYFYNKDAGVAINRYLVSEASHMRESIVEWNLKSPLKIFREGLQDHG, from the coding sequence ATGTCGTATAAATTTCAATGGCTCAATAGTTTTGACTCTATCGATTCCGATGAATGGAATTCGATTATTCCACTAGACAATCCTTTCTACGATTTGAGGTTTCTGAAAAATTTGGAATCATCGCATTCCATAGGTTCGGAGCTAACTTGGCAACCGCATCCGCTGATCTACAGAGAAAATGATCGCATTGAAGCAATTCTAGTTTTCTTTATCAAGCTTGATTCTTACGGAGAATATATTTTTGATTTTGAATGGGCAAATGCATTCAATCGTGCTGGAATCAATTATTACCCTAAACTTACATCCGCCATTCCATTCACTCCAGCAACTAGTGACAAAATTTTGGTTCGAGATCAATCTCGTAAGAAAGAGTTAGGTTATAAACTTTTGAATGAAACAATTTCGCATGGAGCAGGTCTTGGCATATCTTCTATCCATTTTCTTTTTCATTCAGAGGATGAGATTGAGATTCTCAAAGAGATGGGATTTTATCCAAGACTTACTCATCAGTATCATTGGATACAGAGAGGATACCAATCTTTTGCTGAATTCCTCCAAGCTTTAAAGAAAGACAGACGCAAAACCATTCGTAAAGAACGAGAGTCCCTGCAAGAGTTGGGAATCGAAGTTAAAATTTTGGAATCAGATAATATAGATCCTGAATTATGGAGATTGTATTGGAGATTTTATCAAGATACCCACTCTAGGAAATGGGGACAGGCATATCTTACACAAGATTTCTTTGTTAAGATTTTTCAAGAATTTCGTGATAAAATGGTTTTGGTTCTTGCGCTCAAAGATGGAAAACCGATTGCCGGAAGTCTAAATTTCAAGGGTGAGAATACAGTTTTTGGAAGATATTGGGGTGCAACAGAAGATGTTTCTAATTTACATTTCGAATGTTGTTATTATGCTTTGATTGAATATACTATTGGAAATGGCTTTCAGAAATTTGAAGCTGGTGCGCAGGGTGAGCATAAATATATGAGAGGTTTTGAAGTAGTTCCAATTTATAGTTCTCACTACTTTTATAATAAAGATGCAGGTGTCGCTATCAATCGATATTTGGTTTCTGAAGCAAGCCATATGAGAGAGTCAATAGTTGAATGGAATCTTAAGTCACCTTTGAAAATTTTCCGTGAAGGATTACAGGATCATGGATAA
- a CDS encoding ATP-dependent Clp protease adaptor ClpS, translated as MDKNKPREDGSVLLKERTKLQPKKPGKYAVVILNDDYTPRDFVVWLLQTVFAKSLEKANQIMMEAHTTGKALCGIYTKDIANTMVLQVRNLADQYEFPLECRIEAVKEE; from the coding sequence ATGGATAAGAATAAACCAAGAGAAGATGGTTCAGTTCTACTAAAAGAGAGAACCAAGTTACAACCGAAAAAACCTGGAAAATATGCAGTGGTAATTCTAAATGATGACTATACGCCTCGAGATTTTGTGGTTTGGTTGTTACAAACTGTATTTGCTAAGTCATTGGAAAAAGCGAATCAGATCATGATGGAAGCGCATACAACAGGTAAGGCTTTATGCGGAATATATACAAAAGACATTGCCAACACGATGGTACTTCAAGTTCGAAATCTAGCGGATCAATATGAGTTTCCGCTTGAATGCAGAATTGAAGCAGTAAAGGAGGAATGA
- the clpA gene encoding ATP-dependent Clp protease ATP-binding subunit ClpA gives MVLSMDLEESLKLATAEAVKRSHEYITLEHLLLSLTQNDEVKNILQSLHADIGMLRKDLENYLDEELSAIVRLGDNIEPKYTVGVQYILQFAALHVQSTGNTEVKASNVLVALFREQDSHAIYYLNKQEITRYNVLRFISHGVSKSNTSNESHDESLDESHSESMEDFGNGASGENSNKDPFAAFTVDLIQRANDGKIDPCIGRDEEIERTIHILARRRKNNPIFVGDAGVGKTAIVEGLALKLSQGQVPKSIQSLRIYSLDMGLMIAGTKFRGDFEERLKFIIDKASSDPNIVLFIDEIHTIVGAGSVSGGSLDASNLLKPALSNGNIRVVGTTTFREYKSIFEKDHALSRRFQKIDVDEPTESESIAIVNGLKSKYEEFHKVVYSPKAIQSAVELSAKYILDRKLPDKAIDIIDESGALVKLRNDAKPEPVALPKVSTSDIENIVTRMAKIPITTLRNSDKKKLQDLEPILKSRIFGQDKAIEELNESILYSSAGLGDESKPIGSFLFAGPTGVGKTELAKTLAESMNVPLLRFDMSEYMERHSISRLIGSPPGYIGHGEVALLTDEVRKNPHMVLLIDEIEKAHEDVFNLFLQIMDYATLTDSMGRKADFRKAVLIMTTNTGAREKSTVLLGFGERVDDDRDMKALERMFSPEFRNRLTSIIRFNSLQMEQVEKIVEKIITELEVKLKPKKVSIELTSTARSYLANKGFDPDLGARPIARFIDIEIGKKLSKEILFGKLVNGGKVKIDYGSEITFQFE, from the coding sequence ATGGTTTTATCAATGGATTTAGAAGAAAGTTTAAAATTAGCAACGGCTGAGGCTGTTAAACGAAGCCATGAATATATAACATTGGAGCATTTGCTTTTGTCGTTAACTCAGAACGATGAAGTAAAAAATATCTTACAATCTCTTCATGCAGATATTGGAATGTTGCGTAAAGATCTAGAAAATTATTTAGATGAAGAGCTATCAGCAATCGTGCGACTAGGTGACAACATTGAACCCAAATATACTGTTGGGGTTCAATACATTCTGCAGTTTGCTGCATTGCATGTTCAGTCAACAGGGAACACGGAAGTGAAGGCTTCTAATGTCTTGGTTGCACTTTTTCGCGAGCAAGATTCACATGCAATCTACTATCTTAACAAGCAAGAGATAACTCGATACAATGTACTGCGATTTATTTCACATGGCGTATCGAAATCCAATACATCAAACGAAAGTCATGACGAATCTTTGGATGAAAGCCATTCGGAATCTATGGAAGACTTTGGAAATGGAGCAAGTGGAGAGAACTCTAACAAGGATCCGTTTGCAGCTTTTACTGTTGATCTAATCCAAAGAGCAAACGATGGCAAAATTGATCCCTGCATCGGACGAGATGAAGAAATTGAAAGAACCATTCATATTCTTGCGAGACGAAGAAAGAACAATCCGATTTTTGTTGGGGACGCAGGAGTTGGTAAGACAGCAATTGTGGAAGGGCTTGCACTGAAGCTTTCACAGGGACAAGTTCCAAAGTCAATCCAATCTCTTCGCATCTATTCTTTGGATATGGGGCTTATGATTGCAGGAACGAAATTTCGTGGAGACTTTGAAGAGAGATTAAAATTTATCATAGATAAAGCTTCTTCTGATCCAAATATTGTTCTCTTCATTGATGAAATTCATACTATAGTGGGAGCAGGAAGTGTCTCGGGCGGGTCTCTAGATGCATCCAATTTGCTAAAGCCTGCACTTTCTAATGGAAATATTCGAGTTGTAGGAACTACTACATTTCGTGAATACAAATCTATCTTCGAAAAAGACCATGCTCTTTCGAGGCGCTTCCAAAAAATCGATGTAGATGAGCCGACCGAATCCGAAAGCATTGCAATTGTCAACGGATTGAAAAGCAAATACGAAGAATTCCATAAAGTTGTTTATAGTCCGAAAGCAATTCAATCTGCTGTTGAATTGTCAGCTAAGTATATATTGGATCGCAAATTACCAGACAAAGCGATAGATATTATCGATGAATCAGGTGCTTTAGTGAAGCTTCGAAATGACGCGAAACCAGAACCAGTAGCGCTTCCTAAAGTGAGCACATCAGATATCGAAAATATTGTAACTCGCATGGCAAAAATTCCGATCACAACTTTACGCAATTCGGACAAAAAGAAACTTCAAGATCTCGAACCTATACTTAAGAGTAGAATTTTCGGTCAAGATAAAGCGATTGAAGAGCTCAATGAATCTATCCTTTATTCAAGTGCAGGACTTGGAGATGAATCCAAGCCAATTGGAAGTTTCCTCTTTGCTGGACCTACAGGTGTAGGTAAAACCGAACTCGCTAAGACTCTGGCTGAATCTATGAATGTACCTCTACTTCGCTTTGATATGAGTGAATACATGGAAAGGCATAGCATATCGAGATTGATTGGATCTCCACCGGGTTATATCGGGCACGGTGAAGTTGCTCTTCTAACCGATGAAGTGAGAAAAAATCCACATATGGTTTTGCTAATAGATGAGATAGAAAAAGCTCATGAGGATGTATTCAATCTATTTCTGCAGATTATGGATTATGCAACTCTTACAGATTCTATGGGCAGGAAAGCGGATTTTAGAAAGGCAGTTCTTATAATGACAACCAATACTGGAGCGAGAGAAAAATCGACTGTATTGCTTGGATTCGGAGAGCGAGTAGATGACGATCGAGATATGAAGGCACTAGAGAGGATGTTTAGTCCAGAATTCAGAAATCGATTAACATCCATTATTCGGTTTAATTCTCTACAGATGGAGCAAGTGGAGAAAATCGTCGAAAAAATAATAACAGAACTCGAAGTTAAGCTCAAGCCTAAAAAAGTGAGTATTGAACTCACATCAACTGCGCGTTCCTACTTAGCCAACAAGGGATTCGATCCGGATCTAGGTGCAAGACCTATAGCAAGATTTATTGATATAGAAATCGGTAAAAAACTTTCTAAAGAAATTCTTTTTGGCAAGTTAGTAAACGGCGGAAAAGTAAAAATTGACTATGGATCAGAAATTACATTCCAGTTTGAATGA
- a CDS encoding RidA family protein, translating to MSFETQLESLGYKLPPSPKALASYIPAIRSGNFIWTSGQLPMIDGNLGLTGKLGYEVSIEEGMKQAKTALLNALACIKAEIGDLDQIQRVLKLGVYVASIPDFTEHHLVANGASDALQAIFGDKGRHVRFAIGVASLPLDACVELELMVELK from the coding sequence ATGAGTTTTGAGACCCAATTGGAATCCCTCGGATATAAACTTCCACCTTCCCCCAAAGCATTGGCTAGCTACATTCCCGCAATTCGATCCGGTAATTTTATTTGGACATCTGGACAGTTGCCCATGATCGATGGAAATCTAGGCCTTACAGGCAAATTAGGATATGAAGTTTCTATTGAAGAAGGAATGAAGCAGGCAAAAACAGCTCTTCTCAATGCTCTTGCTTGCATTAAAGCGGAAATCGGCGACTTAGACCAAATCCAAAGAGTATTGAAGCTTGGAGTATATGTTGCAAGCATTCCCGATTTTACGGAACACCACTTGGTTGCAAACGGTGCGAGTGATGCTTTGCAGGCGATCTTTGGTGATAAAGGTCGCCATGTCCGATTTGCCATTGGAGTTGCGAGTCTTCCGCTAGATGCTTGTGTCGAGTTAGAATTGATGGTAGAACTGAAATGA
- a CDS encoding Hsp20/alpha crystallin family protein, whose amino-acid sequence MLYKFLENGKTNTIWRDFDRLNEALTRSFLEQDPVRPNSYPPLNVYTKEDDAFVYAFLPGMTIEDIDLSAKDNVLVIRGTKKEEALAENTEVYLREIFNGDFSRSVEFPFRIDADKVTASYKNGVLGILVPRAEEDKPKKIAIKIANQ is encoded by the coding sequence ATGTTGTATAAATTTTTAGAAAATGGAAAGACCAACACAATTTGGAGAGATTTTGACAGATTGAATGAGGCGCTGACTCGTTCGTTCCTAGAGCAAGATCCAGTAAGACCCAATTCTTATCCACCATTGAATGTTTATACAAAAGAGGATGATGCTTTTGTATATGCCTTCCTACCAGGAATGACTATCGAAGACATTGACCTTTCTGCAAAAGACAACGTCCTCGTAATTCGTGGAACTAAGAAAGAAGAAGCCTTAGCTGAAAATACTGAAGTATATTTGCGAGAAATATTCAACGGTGATTTTTCAAGATCTGTTGAGTTCCCATTCCGAATCGATGCAGATAAAGTAACAGCAAGTTATAAAAACGGAGTTCTAGGAATATTGGTTCCTCGGGCCGAAGAAGACAAACCAAAAAAAATCGCTATTAAGATCGCGAATCAATAG
- a CDS encoding Hsp20/alpha crystallin family protein translates to MATQLETKDKIETKETVKKEIVYSPRTNVYETKDSAVFILEMPGVDSQSLDISFEKGSLSIEGKVDADSLRSEYQTEYLEGRQTVYRRSFTIGKPVNVDEAQAEWKNGTLKLTLPKVEPQKKKITIQNS, encoded by the coding sequence ATGGCTACACAATTAGAAACAAAAGATAAAATCGAAACGAAAGAAACCGTTAAGAAAGAAATTGTCTACTCTCCAAGAACTAATGTTTATGAGACCAAAGATTCTGCGGTTTTTATTTTGGAGATGCCTGGTGTTGATTCTCAATCACTAGATATAAGCTTTGAGAAGGGAAGTCTTTCGATTGAAGGTAAGGTTGATGCGGATTCACTTAGAAGTGAATACCAAACGGAATACCTAGAAGGAAGACAAACTGTTTATCGTAGAAGCTTTACGATTGGCAAACCAGTAAATGTGGATGAAGCACAAGCAGAATGGAAAAACGGAACTTTGAAACTGACTCTACCTAAAGTCGAGCCGCAGAAGAAAAAAATTACCATTCAAAATTCCTAA
- the hisC gene encoding histidinol-phosphate transaminase, with translation MNSYFRKDLIELTPYTPGEQPSGLQKIIKLNTNENPYPPSSKIKDSVLSILESGNLRKYPHPTSDGLRDAIAKLYGIDRDEIIITNGSDEAIRLLFTACLEKGDSILSPDPTYSAYPVYADITMQGIDHVQIPLLSNLLFDWEAMAKVKAKLCSFANPNAPTGILEPRESVLKFVQNFDGLVLCDEAYIDFASDSTSVIQEIQNYPNLLVSRTFSKSYSLAGLRVGFLCGNKELIALLHNLKDSYNVGMLDQEIARIAIEDQDYFKSCCKKIIETREYLSKELDKLGFLVIESSTNFIFAKPNTSLSAFDYFNELKRRNIYIRYFAKGIASEYIRITIGTLEETKILLDNIKEISLS, from the coding sequence ATGAATTCGTATTTTAGAAAAGATTTAATTGAACTCACACCCTATACTCCTGGCGAACAACCAAGTGGACTTCAGAAAATAATCAAACTGAATACCAATGAGAATCCATATCCACCAAGCTCAAAAATAAAAGATTCTGTTCTAAGCATTTTGGAATCAGGGAATCTTCGCAAATATCCACATCCAACATCAGATGGACTTAGGGATGCGATAGCAAAACTCTATGGAATCGATCGAGATGAGATTATCATAACAAATGGATCTGATGAAGCGATTCGATTGCTATTTACTGCCTGCCTAGAAAAAGGAGATTCGATATTAAGTCCAGATCCAACGTATTCTGCCTATCCAGTATATGCTGATATAACAATGCAAGGAATTGATCATGTTCAAATTCCTCTACTTTCCAATTTACTTTTTGATTGGGAAGCAATGGCAAAAGTAAAAGCAAAACTTTGTTCTTTTGCGAATCCTAATGCTCCAACGGGAATCCTAGAACCTAGAGAATCAGTCCTCAAATTTGTACAAAACTTTGATGGGCTAGTTCTCTGTGATGAGGCATATATCGATTTTGCTTCAGATTCAACTTCTGTCATTCAAGAAATTCAAAACTATCCAAACCTTTTGGTATCGCGCACTTTCTCTAAATCTTATTCACTTGCGGGACTTCGTGTTGGCTTTCTATGCGGCAATAAGGAGCTTATAGCCCTTTTGCACAATCTTAAAGATTCTTATAATGTGGGAATGCTCGATCAAGAAATTGCTAGAATCGCTATTGAAGATCAGGATTATTTTAAATCCTGTTGCAAAAAAATCATAGAGACCCGAGAATATTTGAGTAAGGAATTGGATAAGTTAGGTTTTTTGGTAATTGAGAGCTCAACAAATTTTATCTTTGCCAAGCCAAATACCTCTTTATCAGCATTCGATTATTTTAATGAATTGAAAAGAAGAAACATCTATATTCGATATTTTGCCAAAGGAATTGCTTCAGAATATATTCGAATCACAATTGGAACTTTGGAAGAAACAAAAATTCTTTTAGATAATATAAAAGAAATATCCCTTAGCTAG
- a CDS encoding 2-isopropylmalate synthase — MNPDYVKIFDTTLRDGEQCPGAAMSEDEKIEIALHLAKMKVDVIEAGFPISSPVQFQAVERIAREIEGPIIAGLARAMRADIESAGRAIAPAKRKRIHTFIASSPIHMKHKLGKNPTEVLEMARQAVRISRDLVEDVEFSAEDGTRSEWEFLRELTEAVIEEGATTINIPDTVGYTTPEEYGKLFEFLKQNVKGADKVIFSAHCHNDLGLAVANSLSAIINGARQVECTINGIGERAGNTAMEEIAMALRTRKDFFGIETNLETTHIARASYLVKTITGMVVQPNKAIVGANAFAHESGIHQDGVIKNRETYEIMKPESIGLKSNRMVLGRHSGRAGFKERIVKLGFDPKAEDLDAAYQRFLEIADRKKEIFDEDLLALFSDEVRRSDSDQFQLVSFEIKTGTDSIPTATIKIKISDQIREETSKGDGPVDAIFNSIDLATGHSPLLSRLLISPVTEGADALAEASVTLENSGKRVVGKASSTDIIEACALAYINALNRL, encoded by the coding sequence ATGAATCCAGACTATGTAAAGATATTTGATACAACTCTTAGAGATGGTGAGCAATGCCCGGGCGCTGCTATGAGCGAAGATGAGAAAATAGAAATCGCTCTCCATCTAGCCAAAATGAAAGTAGATGTAATTGAAGCTGGTTTTCCGATTTCTTCACCAGTTCAATTCCAGGCAGTTGAGAGAATCGCACGAGAAATTGAGGGACCAATCATCGCAGGACTTGCCCGAGCGATGAGAGCGGATATTGAATCTGCAGGTAGAGCAATCGCTCCCGCAAAAAGAAAAAGAATTCACACATTTATAGCTTCATCACCCATCCATATGAAGCACAAGCTTGGTAAAAATCCAACTGAAGTTTTGGAAATGGCAAGACAAGCTGTTCGCATTTCAAGAGATTTAGTTGAGGATGTAGAATTCAGTGCAGAAGATGGAACTCGTTCTGAGTGGGAGTTCCTGCGCGAGCTCACAGAAGCGGTCATAGAAGAAGGTGCAACAACTATCAATATTCCGGATACTGTAGGTTATACGACTCCAGAAGAATACGGAAAACTTTTTGAATTCCTAAAACAAAATGTCAAAGGTGCCGACAAAGTTATATTCAGTGCCCATTGTCACAACGACTTGGGTCTTGCTGTTGCGAACTCATTGTCCGCAATTATTAACGGAGCACGGCAAGTTGAATGCACAATCAATGGTATTGGCGAACGAGCTGGCAACACTGCAATGGAAGAAATTGCAATGGCTCTTCGAACAAGAAAAGATTTTTTCGGAATAGAAACCAACTTGGAAACCACGCATATTGCAAGGGCATCTTACCTTGTAAAGACGATCACTGGAATGGTTGTTCAACCGAATAAAGCAATTGTTGGAGCCAATGCATTTGCTCATGAATCTGGAATTCACCAAGATGGTGTAATCAAAAATCGTGAAACTTATGAGATCATGAAGCCAGAATCCATTGGTTTGAAATCTAATCGAATGGTTCTCGGTAGACACTCAGGACGAGCTGGATTCAAAGAACGAATTGTAAAATTGGGATTTGATCCTAAGGCGGAAGACTTGGATGCAGCCTACCAACGTTTCCTAGAAATTGCTGACCGTAAGAAAGAAATTTTTGATGAGGATTTACTCGCTCTATTTAGTGATGAGGTTCGAAGATCAGACAGTGATCAATTTCAGTTAGTATCCTTCGAAATAAAAACGGGAACGGATTCCATTCCAACTGCGACTATAAAGATCAAAATATCCGATCAGATTCGAGAAGAAACATCAAAAGGTGATGGTCCAGTCGATGCAATTTTTAATTCGATTGATCTGGCTACAGGTCACTCTCCCCTACTATCTCGACTATTGATCTCACCAGTAACTGAAGGAGCCGACGCCCTTGCCGAGGCATCGGTTACCCTAGAGAATTCAGGCAAGCGAGTAGTCGGTAAAGCGAGCTCTACTGATATAATAGAGGCTTGTGCGCTTGCCTATATCAATGCTCTAAATCGATTGTAG